The sequence TCAGCGTTAGGTGTGTGGGAAGCGCATTTCTGTTAAAGATCCCACACCGTTAcacttaaaaatatgttttagatgGTATTTTAGTTGGATTGTAAAAATACATAAGCGGAAAGTCACCACAACTCCAGAGAGTGGGCTGCTAAGTTCATCAACTGCTGCTCCAGATTAATGCCAAATACGCCACACAATTTCTCCCTGCAGAAAGGAGCTCAATGGGGTGTAAATGTAGGCAAACTGTTACCAACCGGCAAAGACGAAAAAAAGTCTTGTTTACGAAAACAGTTTATGTGTACTGACTTGAGGGCTGAAGTGGAGAACAGTGCGGAAATTaaatccatttatttatgtgtTGAAACTCGCTACAAAGGCCGCTTGCTAATGGCCTTTCATGGGGCAAGCCAATGAGCGCGGCCTCGTTAGTAGGTCAGAGATGAAATGAGATAAGAAATAATAGTTTTACACGACATCTCATACTCTATTTTAGTACATCAACTTGGATCACTTGGATGCTAAAATTCAAGTGTGCTCAAAAATTACCAgatattacataaaaatagaCAACAAAGTAATGGTAGCTAACTTCCCACTGCATGGActgcctatcaacagggaaaatccactgagactgcaatacacagcctgggaacagttattgaaaaggctattgagtccaaacagatatctctatgtgcatttattgacgtatcaggggcttttgataacacttcctatgagacaatctataatgccctatatctaaaggaggttcctgaacccatcactagatggataatattcatgctgaaatctaggacgatcagcaccgaactaggaggaacaatcaaatctatcaagaggttgccctcaaggaggcgtactctctcctcttttgtgtactctagtcatagatgaacttctccacaaactgaacaacctaggttttcacactcagggctacgctgatgacctagtagcttatgtattaggctggcatgaggaaaccatttcggatcgcatgcagcaagcccttacaataataaacaaatggtgcacggaaaacgGGCTTTccattaacccatccaaaacaacacttgtacagtttactaggagaaggaacataaatctcaaatgtccgacccttgatgcaacaacaattcaactctcgacagaagcgaactatcttggcgtcagtcttgacaaaacgcttatgtggaattcccatattgagagattttcttcaaaatccacaagggcattctttgcctgcacaaggctttttggtaagacatggggactaaaccctagaatggccttctggacattcaccacagttgtgaaacccatagtcacttatgcatccttagcatggtggcccaaggtcaagcaaagaaaagcagtaaatgaattaaacaaactgcattgcctgatatgtgttggtattacaggtgCTATGAAAACATGCCCCACGGAGGTATTGGGtatgctcctgaacataccaccgcttccaatcttgattgaaagggaagctcgcttgggtgccttaagattaaaaggtatatctaaacttaaaagtggtgatatgaaaggacatttaaagatcttggaagacttcctacatagtcccatgaTGATATACTATGATGTACTATCAcacaaaccaatactcttcaggaacttgaaagttataatcaatgaacgcacagactgcagaactaactctatcaatTTCAAACATGGCTCTCatctatggtttactgatgggtccaaattggaaaatggtagaacacgggcaggaatcaatgggcctaaattcaaaaaatcgattccgatgggactctacccaaccATATTCCAGGcaaaaatacatgccattgaaatatgtgtgagagaacgccttagcaggaaaatgagaggtactcacatctacattcATTCAGACAGCCAaacggctctaaaagcccttctatcaacaactatcacctccaaattggtaaatgattgcctaaaccttctcaacacatAGTagcactaggctggattccgggacatgaatgACATGAGGGAAAttaaatggctgatgaccttgcaaaacaaggagcaaatatgcaacttactggtcctgagcctttctgtggattcacaaaaggccacattaatgaattccttaggaaatgggaggaaagaaaacttgccgcacactggctaaactgtgccggtcagcgtcaagccaaactattcctaagtcccaacaaaggaatatctgacaaacttctctcactaaacagagtagatctgcgtcttttaacaggacatcttacaggtcactgcagcctgaggtaccatctaaataatattggtctatccgagaccaatgtctgccgcttttgcgaaatggtcatagaaagctcagaacatgtgctttgtgaatgtcctgtgttgggcagacagagacttcatcaccttggtggcaAGGGTACTATCTCCAAACAATCTTTGGAataacaaacccaaaattgtgctaaaatttaaaaaagcctaaaactctagggtcacaaaaataggcctttcacaatagatcagctctggtcgcagtgcgtaatggccttctaataataataataataataatggtagAAGAACTGCAAttggtagtagtagtagttgttgttgttgtagcagcttacttTGCGATGCTGTACAGCACTAGACATTTTTCGACAGACAATGTGGCAGCAGCCAGCTCATAGATTGTTTGAAGAGGGCACGGCTTGATTTGCACAACCCCGGCCTTACTTTCTTTATCTTCTCTTTTTACGGAATTCAGCAAGAATATAGAGGAAGAAATGTTGACGAAACGTTTCGCATTCAGAATCCCAGTAAGCTGCAAAATACCATGAATACTATATTAAAAGAAACACAGAGATTTCAATTTTGATTTGCTCATTCGAGCTGTTTTAGTCCTCGAGGAAGCTTATATTTTTCAGTGCTCAGATTGTCGCTGCATTTCGGGATCAAAAGTCAATATTACGATGCGTTAACCTCTCCAAGAGTTTGGGTCATTAGCaaacatttcaaatattttcgcgAGCTTAGTGTTGTTCAAACGAGAGAATTTTCGGCATCATTTCCGGCGAAATAAAAAGAGCAAGTCTTATGCGAGGCAAAGTTAAGGCTAAACTGGTTAATATACAGAAGAAAGGGGCGCTGAATTTGAAAGAGCAGAATGCTCTTTTATAGATTCCATTCATGTTTAGGAATGCCAATCTGGTTAAtaatttgataattgtttttccTCAATGGctaaactcattaaaaataagTCCTAAATCCAATTATGTGACACGATTCTACACTGtcattacttttttattccGGCTAATAAATGCTTGTTTTTTATCTCTTTTCCACGTACCATAACTCAGTAGTATTCTTAAAGGCTGTGGCACTATACCAACAGCAATGTTTTGTACATTTGAATGTCACGGCAAAGTTGAAaataaagaatgaattcgctttGTTCTACTTTGCACTGACAgcaacgaaagaaaaaaaaacaatcagctgatttaccaacatcaCCTTTAACAGATTCGCCTTGGTTGGCACCTGTTTATAGGCAAAAATCTTATAAAACTCAAAAATCTAAATTCTCAAACATTACTTCTTTCATTTTCCATACTTCACTCAaccgattttctaaaaaaatttcaaaacaagccaaaatatattgaatattcCATATCAAGCAGAAACCGTCTAAGCGCAAGAATATTGAGTATTTGAAACTGTAATTCGACTCCGCTTCACTGAAAATTTTGGCGAAACCGTTGAACTGcataaactaaaacaaattccaAGTACACTTtgattaaaatacaaattaataacGATTTATTTTGTACCCTATTGAAGTAGCTGACGGCATTAAAATGAAGCGCATCGGTGGAAAATCGCACAGCAATCCATCGTCGGCTGCGATGACATCCCAAACCTCCGAGTCTGAGTGCGATGCCACCTCATCTGGGCCTTACGACGTCAACGCATCAAGCAATGGTGACTTTGAAGTGGCTCCAGATATGCTGGAAAAGTTAAACGCGCTGCGCTTCCTACTAGAAACCGATCTTATTGCCTGTGACGCTAAGTGGACGCTCTTTGTGGCAGCGGCATTGAGCTACCGTTACGACACGCAGCTGAAACCCTTTCCGCCACGCTTTGTCTCCGATCAGAACGGCTTGGATATTGACGCGCTCATCTTGGTCATCAACGACACGCCCAAACTGCGTGTAGTGCTACAGAATATTGTCGAGCAGAATTTCGACGAATTCGATGCGGACGTCTTGGATCTGTTGCATCATGTGCTGATTGTGCAACGCGAACCAATGTTGCACCTTGTGGACGATAGTGAGTTCGATGTAATTTTGAGTAACATGGGCCAAAGTGAGCAGTTGCCAAGGCCTACGCATATATTCAAAGTCTGTCACATGCCAATCATACACGAAGCCATACAAGAGGAGCCGGCATTCATCGAAAATGAGCTGCCACCGAAATTGGCTTTTCACGGTAATCGCCTCGATTGCTTCTTTGCGATGTTGACACAAGCTGGTGGCAGTAAACAGCAGCCACCGAATACTGAGAATGCCGGCGATGAGGTGGATGCATCCATAAAATTGACCACTGACTTAAATGTCGCCCTGCAAGATAGTCCAAACGGCGCAGGCTGGGGTGCATCAAGTTGTGGTTCGATGATTTCGTGCGTTGCGTTTTGCGAATTCGACAACTATCCGGAATTTGTGTTCATCGACAACGAAAGTTCACTAATCGAGGTGCGCAAACCCGATTTGGTGCGCGTACGCCATTTACTTTTCTATGGCAGCCGCTTTCCAGACGATGATGAGCCGGAAGAAAAACATGTGTCCAGCTGGATTGGACGCAACAAATACTCGCTTTCGCTGGCTTGCTATATGTTGCTGCTCGCCTCGATTAGTATGGCCAATAGCGGCAGCGGACAATACTGGAAGCAGATTGTAACCAAGAAGGCGCATATCTTTTTCGACTTTTGTAGACGCATTTTTGCAATGGACTAGTGCGAGTAGACGGCCGGCACAAGGAGAGGAAGAGCACTGCGGATGTGCGTGTTAGAAGGACTTGTCACATAAGTTCTCGAGTgacattaaattttctatttaccTATTTTACAAGTGTGCATATAtgtgttttgaatattttaaataacacTAAAAATATTAATGCTTTCGCGCACAAATGTAAGGAAGTTAAATGAAAAGAGCGGTGAGCCCTAACtacttttgcataaaatttggaTAAATACTCgtcatagttttgtttttttattgtcttcattttcaaaatgtgggatAGCGCAAACGATGaaatactgttgttgttgttgttgtagcagcataagcattccccgtacatataccaggaatgctgctgaagtgacagtctttggctggatataaatccgggtcgttcggTTACGTATAACCGCCTGTCGTGCGAAGGATGAAATACTGATTGATTTGCTTGCAGTATAAATGGCGATGCACTAAACTAAGAAAAGCGCTATCCTCAGCACGATTTTTAAACATCTCACATCTCTGCTCCAACGATATTTCGTGTCTTTCCAAGATTCGTCCAGGCAAAAATCTGCACAACAGCCGTCACCTACACTCACCTCTAGCGATATCACACGGCCGTTACTTTACGCTACCGCTTTGTGATCAGAAGATTAGGTGATCCATAAACTATGCACACAATTCTCTGAAGAAACTTCTTACAAACACAAATACCTGCACAAAAAGTGTGTTGAACTGCAATGGACGGCCTTACTGCCCATTGGACGTGAAACTGGCAGGGTTTTGAGCAAAAGAAGACaatacgaatttttattttgtcattaaagtttaataaatttaggACCCTTAACTCAGGTTGGAGCGTAAAGCCAGTTTAGGTATCAGTAATCAGTTTATTTCGAAAAGATGGGGGATAAGCTCAAGTTTGGTAGTCTTATGGTGGGACTGCTACCTTTGATAGCTTATAGCTACGACTTGCTCTATGGGATGCCACTGGTGCACGTTTATATAGCGAGCCGCTTCATGCACGACAGACGGCCACTGTAGCCCCCACTAGCCTGTAGACGGACGCTACATTCAGCCTTGCGGCAGAATTGTTATGTGGATGGTTCTCAGCTTCGGTGCTCACTGTCGACAACACTGACTTGTGACACACTGCCGTTAGCTAGGCTACCGCCCTTCTCGCTCTTGGTACCATTGCTCTTACTGAACCCCTCTTCATGACAAGAAGACCGTCGAAGAGTGTACACCCTTTCTGCGTGTTTtgttgagctcctcctcctatttgtggcgtgcgtcttgatgttgttccacaaatggagggacctacagtttcaagccgactccgaaaggcagatatttttatgagcagatttttcatggcagaaatacactcggaggtttgccattgcctgccgagggggaccgctattagaaaaaaatgtttctaccattttggtgtttcatgcaccgAGATTTGAGCCTACGCATATTGTGGTACCATACAGAGGGCAAAACCCCAAAGAAGGAAAAGGAAGAAGGCGCTTTGGAATGGAAGGTGGCGATCATGGGTGGCTAATTACATCTGAATTAACTGCTGATAAATTCTCTATGTGTGTAATGTGTAAACCTCCTGTAAACGTAGGCGTAGCAAAaaagagcccagatgtctgaatcttagtccgacgagagcagggcagctgagaaataggtgctgagatgatgcTACCTCATCCTTCAGACAGCTTCTGAAGAAGGGACTTGAAataatcccaagtctcaccgcttGTATACCTCACAGACAATGACCGGTAAGGACACCCACACAAATTCCACAGTTtttttagccttagaagttccctcgagcgcctcCGCAAGATTTCGCATAGTACCGCGTGTTTtcctttattataatataagaaGACGGTGTGCTTAAGGAGCTCAAAATTTTCACCCAGTGCACGGCAGcgtaaaaaatgcctttcttaatatataataattcagACTCTCTAGTCTTAAGCAATATATTACAAAGCAATTATTACCTAACGGTTAAGCCCTGTACCAGCAATAATATCTTTAGAAACACAAATCCTGCAAAAGTTTCACTTCATTGTATTCAGTAGAAGAGTTCGGAATAGTCAGGGTTCATTGCTGTGAAAAGTTCATCAAAATAGCAGCCCTTATTTGATCCAAAAGCACATTTCGAGTAGCCAGCCAACAAGTAAGTTCCTTGATACATTTTTGTGTCATTTCTCCGGACAGCCTTAGCTGCATAAATCAAATCAAACAAATACAAGAAGCACCAAAGACCAAAGGTTAATTCAATTTCCATGGCGCACTCATTCATTTATTCCGAACAACAACACCTCAAACGGGGGCAAAAAATGGCAGTTagtaatacacacacatacatacatacatacatccatacataaatacatatacgcgAGTACTAATCGAAAAGACCCACAGCCATAACGCAGTagcaaataacaacaacagcgccTAGGCGTAgagtttcaaaaattacaaagccATTTGAAATGGGAATAAGAAACATCGCCCACAATGTTGCACGGGCACAGTGGCTCAGAAAGCGTATGCGCAACtctattattttagttttctagGCATtgattattatttgtatttcctATTTTTCACCTTTACTCCTGCACCACTGTGCGCAGAGCTGTTGCAGTGGACCCAAAGCACTTGCAACATCCCTGAAAGCATGTCAATTATAATTTAGGTAACAGAATACCGCTCGTACCCATGaccacagcagcaacaacagcaacagcaatagcaacaatgCATCGTAACCTTGCCCCTTGCTACACGACGCCTTCATCATACCCATTACTGCCGACTTGTGTTTGGGTAGTGGCAGATTGTCCTTGGTTGAATCGCTCTGATCGCCGTTGCAAAACGAGGGTGACATCGATGACGCACCACTGATGCCGGTATGCTTTTAGTTtggacatacacacacacacacgcatgcagttacttacatacataaataaactattTGAGAGGGAGAATAGTGGGTGTAGAGGTTTGCGTTGCGTTGCGTTGCGTCCAAGCAGTAAATGCAGGAGTGGATTAGCAGCTGTCATCTGTGCTTAAACAAGTATTTGCCACATCACcgcaatgttgtttttgttttgtcagGTTATTGCTGCCTTTTAAGTCTAcgtgcattatttttttttttgttctttttgtttgttcatctcttttttcagcgcattctGTTTGTTGCCAAATGTAGCAGAAATGCCAGAATCATAAAAACTGGGGTAATAATTTCTAATTTGCAGTTATATCAAAAAGATGAAAATTTATATGATGAAGTCGTTGCGCTGTCATGAATGATGCAGTATGCGACAGCGCGATTGTGTATGCGTACAGGTATATATATCGATGCATATACCCAGCAGTAAATGGGGCTGTCTCAAGGCCCTCGCATTTTGGAATAAGCACCTCTGCAGCCGCACTTTGTGTGACGTTTTGGTTCTAAAATAAACGATTTAATGGTTGAGAAAAATATCGCAATATGCGAATATGTAAGTTTTTTtgatgtacaaggtggcgcaaaattaatcatccaattcatttttgaatacatttttcactaaataacaacaaaaaagttattttgagtaatggaatcctttattttaacctttacgcGCTCGATACTCCAGCTGTATGGttcaaaagtgtcaaatatgattgatgtacgacgtcatttgcaaaaatttatccAATGGCTCCAAGCAGGAACACAGGGACACAACAAATTTCTTTCATTCTTGTCTGTTCTGCGCCAGTCTCTTAGCTTCATTTCAGCTTGAATTCATGGCGCGCGTTCCCAAATCCAACAATCGTCGCCAAAGTGGCCTTCATCGACGATGGCTGCCTTGGGGATTTCACTCAATAGCGGCTCTTGTTAGGTCATCACATTGTCTACGTGGCCAATCCAACCCCATTTTCTTCCGTAAATATAAAGTACTATTGGGGTTTTGCTGAGTTGTTTTCCACAGATCAGCACTCGAGATTGTATTTGGCCAGAAGATTTTCAGGATTTTGCAAAGGCATGGATTAGTGAAAACTTGCAGTGCCTTTATATCAGCCGCTATTGCATTCTACGTTTCACAGGCATAAAATAAAGATGACTTAACCTTAGAATTAAAGATCCTCAGCTTTGTCCGTTGCGAAATGTGTGAAGCTATTGGGCGTGCGCAGTCAAATGTTGCTAGAGTTTTCCTTTAGTTTTTGATGTCTTCGCTCGAGTCACCAGACATCGAGATTATACTGATCAGATAGCAAATAGATtgcgtattttgtattttgtgtgcTGGTTTTGGAGATGCTCAGAAGTAGACCAGTTTTAGCTTCCTGGCAAATATCGCCCGCTTAGTCGAGATCAGCAAGCCAGCCCTGTAGGCCCCAGAAAATCCCAATTCCAGGTCTTGTGAAGTTCTTCTTCTTGACAGAGAGATGAGATCGGGGATTTTCTTTGTGTCAGTTGACCAATATGTTAGAGAGCCTGAGGAGGCTTTGATGAGGTTCAATTTGGTTATAGCTGCTAAGTTTTTAAAGCTTAATATATTTTCGTGATTGATGtaaggtatatacctatgaaatgagacttttttttcaatttcaaacgtttattaacaaaaaatggttacaaatttaatcttcaaaataaacgccatcactagcgacacatttttccgaTCTCTCAGGCAATTGGTGGataccgcgccaaaaaaattggccgcaaaccaaccatcgagccattttttggcttcttcgtgagaattgaagcgctgctcggaaagtgcgtgacccagcgatgcaaacaaatgataatcggaaggtgccaagtctggtgagttcccaatcgtacgtctccaccaattcccgggtcgctcttttcgatgtggcggtgcattgtcatcaagaaaaattactttgtgacatcgatcggcatattctgggcgttttcggtgtatagcgctgttcaaatcggccaattgtctttggtagcgtgcaccgtcaactgtttcacctggttttaatagctcgtaccaaatcataccacgctgatcccagactactcacacagcattgccttgcagccgaagcgatttggtttggccgttatTTTTGACTTGAGGCCGGGTATGGCCCATActatcgtttacgcttgggattggagaaataccacttttcatcacccgtaacgattcgatgcaaaaaagacttccttttgaaccgggagagcagcattacacaagtggtttttcggttctcttcctccctttcagtcagttcatgcggcacccatcttccgacctttaaaatcatcccaatgtctttcaaacgtttagaaatggttttttgggtcacttgcaactgctctgccatcatttcttgcgtttgaccatcatcttcatccaacaatgcatgcgattcggcgtcctcaagctctttcggtggccggccacggttcTCGTTCTCCGcactaaaatcaccacttcggaatttttcaaaccacctgaagcactgggctctacttagagcaagtccaccataagcttctataagtatttgatgagcttgagaagcgtttttcttcaattgataacagaaaatcaacgatgcccgcaaatcgtagtttgaaggcacgaaattcgacacttttcagagcgacaaaaatgcattgtggTATGAaaagtaacaaacaatgaactgaatatagttgacagatgacagacgaaaaaaacaaggcaTTTGGGAAGGTCTAACAAAACctctagcgacatctatgggctagtagctgaaagtctcatttcattgGTATCTACCTAAAATAAATCCCTTATATTTGCgtaaattttgcacaaatagTCTAAAATTGTTTCATGGTCGGTTTTTAGCTCTTGGGCGATggtacgactactaacatgccggttaACTTCGAcaatttctgtgattttatcgacattatcgatattttctttaaaataaaaatgcctgaacggaatcgaccaaaccaaaattgcacgttatTTGTTGCAGTATCGGCaacataaacaccattcaaaatttcagcggcctggcttgcattttcgcctttatcaaagaaaaactgtaaaatataataaattttctcgCTGATGACTTTTAACTGCTAACACCCTGAAACTCACAACTAAATGGAATgcaaaaaacgagaaaaaattttcttagTGAAATGCCACCTTGACAACGGGCATTAACTTTAAGTAGTTTGATCGATaccttacgagatatcgatcactacagccatctaccgagaaaataatgaatttctttttccccacgCTAATACAATTTAACTTAAGGAAGCTCACTATTAAGTGCGAAGTGGCTCTGAAAAATATCAGATCATCTATGACCAGTCTCTTTATAAGCTTGCTCAAATTTGAACTGCAGGTTACGGGGGATGTATGTTGCATAATGGGCGCATTTATATTGGTGTGCAAATGGGCGTGTTACGCAACATTgcgaaaataaagagaaataataaaTGCTGAGAAGTAatgaaagtttcaaaaattgttgcttttgatttttattaaatgaaatttcattagCAGAACGAGGGGTAGATTTTTCGGTAAGTTAAGGGGTTGCTATTTGGCTTTGACATTCCTTGATTGACTTTTAGTCAAAGGGCAACTTACTATAAAAagtaatttggaaattttgcgcACTTATTACGTTTATTATGTCTTGTTCAGTTACTGGTTACTCCCATTTCGGTCAAAGTAAGGTTATCTGAGCCGTGGATGTGTTCGAGAAAAATAGCTTTCGCATCCTTTAAAACTATCTCGGAAGTGTTGTGTGGTTGTATTCATTCAGGTTTCGAAAATATCTTCCTAAAATTTAGAGAACTGCTTTTTTATATACGCAGTGCATTGAAATAGTGAggtgatttttcaaatttcgtgggcaacGTGCGATTGATTGCCGATTTTTCGGCATATGTTTGCAGCTTCATCTATATggcatatttagttttagagaGGCTGTAAGGTTATTACTTATGCGCATGACGTGACACTTATTGTCAGAGGAAAATTTGTAGATACTCTGAGGAAACTGATGCAAGGTTATCTGAATATAGTCGTGAAATGGACCGCAAATTGCGGTCTCTCGATAAATCCTCTGAAGGCCGAGCTCGTCATacttacgaggaaatataaaattcctAGGGTCTCTCTCCCTTCAACAGCAGGCACCTTGTTGATGCTCTCTGACAGAGTTAAGTACCTGGGACTTGTCCTTGACAGAGGGTTAACGTGAAAGCCTAACATTGAGAAGAGAATTAGGAAGGCAACAGTCCCCTTGTGTGGTTGTAGGGGCGCTATCGGCAGAAGAGGGGGCCTTTCGCCTAAAGTTACTTTCTGGCTTTATAACACAATTATAAAACCGTTTCTGCTTcacggagtccttgtctggtgggACTCGCTGGAAAGGATGACATAAGTTAAGAAGCTGCATAGGGTTCAAAGGTCTACCCATATTGGAATCAGTGGAGCCCTTCGGCCCACACCTACTCTAGCACTCAACTAGCATAAGTTAGACTTAagctacggacactctagcattatcaataactttgagttcatccccatggtgctggatcaCTGTACACCCTCGCTCGGTCCGAACGGAgctttttccattcatattccttCAAGAGAAGAGTGAGTGAGGTGCAACCTTTGGAACCAGACCCTTGAGACGGCTTCATAGCAATATGAGAGGATTGGAGTTCCCTTAAGAATCTTTGGTCTGCCACTGGAAAGAGGGGCTTCGCGTCAGCTCAGCGAGCATTGGGCTAGTGcccaaacgtgcaaagtcgcgcgGTCCTTCTGGCTGCGGGGATATCGGGGACGATCTAAGGGACTTCCAAGGCAAACAAAGCCACAAttttcgaatttggtaggtatcctctCCGAACACTGCCCGTTATGTGTCCATGCGTTGAGGCATTGCGTCAAGCCCTTTCTGaagaaactgtctggaggacgaggtgtaATCATATCAGTACCTTCTTTTCAGCTGCTCTGTGCTCGTCGGGCTAAGATTCAGACATCTTGGCTCTCATTTTTTGCTGCACCAGCGGCTATTGCGAACttaaatatcacaaatctggtgaaattcatcagcacCTTGAAGTGGTTAACACAAACGTAAATCGTCACTTGTTGGTCGTCATCCGCAAATCCTCTAATCCCAGTCTTGGATTTTGTTCGGTCCCTCCCTCTTCCTGTTCCCCTCCCTTGcccctgtatggtatcaca is a genomic window of Anastrepha ludens isolate Willacy chromosome 6, idAnaLude1.1, whole genome shotgun sequence containing:
- the LOC128866902 gene encoding protein mono-ADP-ribosyltransferase Parp16, which translates into the protein MKRIGGKSHSNPSSAAMTSQTSESECDATSSGPYDVNASSNGDFEVAPDMLEKLNALRFLLETDLIACDAKWTLFVAAALSYRYDTQLKPFPPRFVSDQNGLDIDALILVINDTPKLRVVLQNIVEQNFDEFDADVLDLLHHVLIVQREPMLHLVDDSEFDVILSNMGQSEQLPRPTHIFKVCHMPIIHEAIQEEPAFIENELPPKLAFHGNRLDCFFAMLTQAGGSKQQPPNTENAGDEVDASIKLTTDLNVALQDSPNGAGWGASSCGSMISCVAFCEFDNYPEFVFIDNESSLIEVRKPDLVRVRHLLFYGSRFPDDDEPEEKHVSSWIGRNKYSLSLACYMLLLASISMANSGSGQYWKQIVTKKAHIFFDFCRRIFAMD